One segment of Tenrec ecaudatus isolate mTenEca1 chromosome 1, mTenEca1.hap1, whole genome shotgun sequence DNA contains the following:
- the PRUNE1 gene encoding exopolyphosphatase PRUNE1 isoform X1, whose amino-acid sequence MEEYLQGCRAALQESRSLHIVLGNEACDLDSMVSALALAFYLSKTTEAEEVFVPVLNIKRSELPLRGDNVFMLQKVNIPQSILIFRDEIDLQALQQAGQLILTLVDHHVLPKSDASLEEAVIEVLDHRPIEHKHCPPCHVSVELVGSCATLVTERILQGAPEILDWQTAFLLHGTIILDCVNMDLRIGKATLKDSRYVEKLEVIFPDLPNRNDIFDALQKAKFDVSGLTTEQMLRKDQKTIYKEGIKVAISAIYMDLEVFLRRPNLMEDLGAFCQAHGCDVLVAMTIFFNPDKEPVRQLAVFCPHRALRMMICGVLERSHSPSLKLTSIPSTHSNLQAYLQGNTQVSRKKFLPLLQETLSAYLDSMKIPAGQPEIMGVPRQQVDKEMNRESKSLNLGMSQDEEDPPLPPTPMNSLVDDCPLDQGLPKLSAEAIFEKCNQISQFQATTSSLAKK is encoded by the exons gagtctcgATCGCTGCATATTGTCCTGGGCAATGAGGCCTGTGACCTGGACTCCATGGTGTCTGCTCTAGCACTGGCTTTTTACCTATCAAAG ACTACCGAAGCTGAGGAGGTGTTTGTGCCAGTTTTAAATATAAAGCGTTCTGAGCTGCCTCTACGGGGTGACAACGTCTTCATGCTTCAGAAGGTGAACATTCCGCAGTCCATTTTGATTTTCCGGGATGAGATTGACCTCCAGGCACTGCAACAGGCTGGCCAACTCATCCTCACCCTTGTTGACCACCATGTCCTACCCAA AAGTGATGCCAGCCTAGAAGAGGCAGTCATAGAGGTGCTAGACCACCGGCCCATAGAACACAAACACTGCCCTCCCTGCCATGTGTCTGTGGAGCTTGTGGGGTCCTGCGCTACCCTGGTGACGGAGAGAATCCTGCAGGGGGCACCAGAGATCCTGGACTGGCAAACTGCATTCCTTCTGCATG GAACCATCATCCTGGACTGCGTCAACATGGACCTTAGAATTGGAAAAGCAACCCTTAAGGACAGCAGATACGTGGAAAAACTGGAGGTCATCTTTCCAGATTTACCCAACAGAAATGACATCTTTGATGCCCTGCAGAAGGCAAAGTTTGATGTGTCAG GACTGACCACCGAGCAGATGCTGAGGAAGGACCAGAAGACCATCTATAAAGAAGGCATCAAGGTGGCCATTAGTGCAATATATATGGATTTGGAG GTTTTTCTGAGGAGGCCCAACCTCATGGAGGATCTCGGTGCTTTCTGCCAGGCTCACGGTTGCGATGTCCTGGTCGCCATGACCATCTTTTTCAACCCGGACAAGGAGCCAGTGCGCCAGCTAGCTGTTTTCTGCCCACATAGAGCGCTCCGAATGATG ATCTGTGGAGTCCTGGAACGCTCTCACTCTCCATCCCTGAAGTTAACCTCTATCCCCAGCACCCATTCTAACCTGCAAGCCTATCTTCAAGGCAACACGCAGGTCTCGCGGAAGAAATTTCTGCCGCTGCTACAGGAAACCCTGTCAGCATATTTGGACTCCATGAAGATCCCTGCAGGGCAGCCTGAAATCATGGGTGTGCCCAGGCAGCAGGTGGACAAGGAAATGAACAGGGAAAGTAAATCCCTTAACCTTGGAATGAGCCAAGATGAGGAGGACCCGCCTTTGCCCCCAACGCCCATGAACAGCTTGGTGGATGACTGCCCCCTGGACCAGGGGCTGCCGAAGCTCTCAGCCGAGGCCATCTTTGAGAAATGCAATCAGATCTCACAGTTCCAGGCGACGACTTCCTCCCTCGCAAAGAAGTGA
- the PRUNE1 gene encoding exopolyphosphatase PRUNE1 isoform X2 has protein sequence MEEYLQGCRAALQESRSLHIVLGNEACDLDSMVSALALAFYLSKTTEAEEVFVPVLNIKRSELPLRGDNVFMLQKVNIPQSILIFRDEIDLQALQQAGQLILTLVDHHVLPKSDASLEEAVIEVLDHRPIEHKHCPPCHVSVELVGSCATLVTERILQGAPEILDWQTAFLLHGTIILDCVNMDLRIGKATLKDSRYVEKLEVIFPDLPNRNDIFDALQKAKFDVSGLTTEQMLRKDQKTIYKEGIKVAISAIYMDLEAHGCDVLVAMTIFFNPDKEPVRQLAVFCPHRALRMMICGVLERSHSPSLKLTSIPSTHSNLQAYLQGNTQVSRKKFLPLLQETLSAYLDSMKIPAGQPEIMGVPRQQVDKEMNRESKSLNLGMSQDEEDPPLPPTPMNSLVDDCPLDQGLPKLSAEAIFEKCNQISQFQATTSSLAKK, from the exons gagtctcgATCGCTGCATATTGTCCTGGGCAATGAGGCCTGTGACCTGGACTCCATGGTGTCTGCTCTAGCACTGGCTTTTTACCTATCAAAG ACTACCGAAGCTGAGGAGGTGTTTGTGCCAGTTTTAAATATAAAGCGTTCTGAGCTGCCTCTACGGGGTGACAACGTCTTCATGCTTCAGAAGGTGAACATTCCGCAGTCCATTTTGATTTTCCGGGATGAGATTGACCTCCAGGCACTGCAACAGGCTGGCCAACTCATCCTCACCCTTGTTGACCACCATGTCCTACCCAA AAGTGATGCCAGCCTAGAAGAGGCAGTCATAGAGGTGCTAGACCACCGGCCCATAGAACACAAACACTGCCCTCCCTGCCATGTGTCTGTGGAGCTTGTGGGGTCCTGCGCTACCCTGGTGACGGAGAGAATCCTGCAGGGGGCACCAGAGATCCTGGACTGGCAAACTGCATTCCTTCTGCATG GAACCATCATCCTGGACTGCGTCAACATGGACCTTAGAATTGGAAAAGCAACCCTTAAGGACAGCAGATACGTGGAAAAACTGGAGGTCATCTTTCCAGATTTACCCAACAGAAATGACATCTTTGATGCCCTGCAGAAGGCAAAGTTTGATGTGTCAG GACTGACCACCGAGCAGATGCTGAGGAAGGACCAGAAGACCATCTATAAAGAAGGCATCAAGGTGGCCATTAGTGCAATATATATGGATTTGGAG GCTCACGGTTGCGATGTCCTGGTCGCCATGACCATCTTTTTCAACCCGGACAAGGAGCCAGTGCGCCAGCTAGCTGTTTTCTGCCCACATAGAGCGCTCCGAATGATG ATCTGTGGAGTCCTGGAACGCTCTCACTCTCCATCCCTGAAGTTAACCTCTATCCCCAGCACCCATTCTAACCTGCAAGCCTATCTTCAAGGCAACACGCAGGTCTCGCGGAAGAAATTTCTGCCGCTGCTACAGGAAACCCTGTCAGCATATTTGGACTCCATGAAGATCCCTGCAGGGCAGCCTGAAATCATGGGTGTGCCCAGGCAGCAGGTGGACAAGGAAATGAACAGGGAAAGTAAATCCCTTAACCTTGGAATGAGCCAAGATGAGGAGGACCCGCCTTTGCCCCCAACGCCCATGAACAGCTTGGTGGATGACTGCCCCCTGGACCAGGGGCTGCCGAAGCTCTCAGCCGAGGCCATCTTTGAGAAATGCAATCAGATCTCACAGTTCCAGGCGACGACTTCCTCCCTCGCAAAGAAGTGA
- the PRUNE1 gene encoding exopolyphosphatase PRUNE1 isoform X3, whose amino-acid sequence MVSALALAFYLSKTTEAEEVFVPVLNIKRSELPLRGDNVFMLQKVNIPQSILIFRDEIDLQALQQAGQLILTLVDHHVLPKSDASLEEAVIEVLDHRPIEHKHCPPCHVSVELVGSCATLVTERILQGAPEILDWQTAFLLHGTIILDCVNMDLRIGKATLKDSRYVEKLEVIFPDLPNRNDIFDALQKAKFDVSGLTTEQMLRKDQKTIYKEGIKVAISAIYMDLEVFLRRPNLMEDLGAFCQAHGCDVLVAMTIFFNPDKEPVRQLAVFCPHRALRMMICGVLERSHSPSLKLTSIPSTHSNLQAYLQGNTQVSRKKFLPLLQETLSAYLDSMKIPAGQPEIMGVPRQQVDKEMNRESKSLNLGMSQDEEDPPLPPTPMNSLVDDCPLDQGLPKLSAEAIFEKCNQISQFQATTSSLAKK is encoded by the exons ATGGTGTCTGCTCTAGCACTGGCTTTTTACCTATCAAAG ACTACCGAAGCTGAGGAGGTGTTTGTGCCAGTTTTAAATATAAAGCGTTCTGAGCTGCCTCTACGGGGTGACAACGTCTTCATGCTTCAGAAGGTGAACATTCCGCAGTCCATTTTGATTTTCCGGGATGAGATTGACCTCCAGGCACTGCAACAGGCTGGCCAACTCATCCTCACCCTTGTTGACCACCATGTCCTACCCAA AAGTGATGCCAGCCTAGAAGAGGCAGTCATAGAGGTGCTAGACCACCGGCCCATAGAACACAAACACTGCCCTCCCTGCCATGTGTCTGTGGAGCTTGTGGGGTCCTGCGCTACCCTGGTGACGGAGAGAATCCTGCAGGGGGCACCAGAGATCCTGGACTGGCAAACTGCATTCCTTCTGCATG GAACCATCATCCTGGACTGCGTCAACATGGACCTTAGAATTGGAAAAGCAACCCTTAAGGACAGCAGATACGTGGAAAAACTGGAGGTCATCTTTCCAGATTTACCCAACAGAAATGACATCTTTGATGCCCTGCAGAAGGCAAAGTTTGATGTGTCAG GACTGACCACCGAGCAGATGCTGAGGAAGGACCAGAAGACCATCTATAAAGAAGGCATCAAGGTGGCCATTAGTGCAATATATATGGATTTGGAG GTTTTTCTGAGGAGGCCCAACCTCATGGAGGATCTCGGTGCTTTCTGCCAGGCTCACGGTTGCGATGTCCTGGTCGCCATGACCATCTTTTTCAACCCGGACAAGGAGCCAGTGCGCCAGCTAGCTGTTTTCTGCCCACATAGAGCGCTCCGAATGATG ATCTGTGGAGTCCTGGAACGCTCTCACTCTCCATCCCTGAAGTTAACCTCTATCCCCAGCACCCATTCTAACCTGCAAGCCTATCTTCAAGGCAACACGCAGGTCTCGCGGAAGAAATTTCTGCCGCTGCTACAGGAAACCCTGTCAGCATATTTGGACTCCATGAAGATCCCTGCAGGGCAGCCTGAAATCATGGGTGTGCCCAGGCAGCAGGTGGACAAGGAAATGAACAGGGAAAGTAAATCCCTTAACCTTGGAATGAGCCAAGATGAGGAGGACCCGCCTTTGCCCCCAACGCCCATGAACAGCTTGGTGGATGACTGCCCCCTGGACCAGGGGCTGCCGAAGCTCTCAGCCGAGGCCATCTTTGAGAAATGCAATCAGATCTCACAGTTCCAGGCGACGACTTCCTCCCTCGCAAAGAAGTGA